The following proteins are encoded in a genomic region of Bacillus sp. FJAT-22090:
- a CDS encoding DNA polymerase III subunit delta' C-terminal domain-containing protein, with the protein MEDWSIEGIEKLQPFAIKQIKSIVTKNRIGHAYIIDGAKGTGKTKVMQFFVQLVLCENPIENVPCETCRSCKRLKSYNHLNFMHIEPDGQFIKRGQIDELIHEMSKTAIETGRKIYVIHQADQLNSSAANTLLKFLEEPQSEITAILLTDKVHALIPTIRSRCQQISLASIPQSILKQKLVEEGITDSMASTVCRMTNLVDEAVELAKDEQFGLARKSVLKLVEASGKSVQDALMCIQEDFGPLLKEKEQAEQALDLLLFAYRDIVAIKASPIAECTYPDMSHYWKQVALHSTYEQLSQQLETILHAKQNLHKNMNRTLMMEQLMLNLQEGNTFV; encoded by the coding sequence ATGGAAGACTGGTCGATAGAAGGAATAGAAAAATTGCAACCTTTCGCTATTAAGCAGATAAAATCTATTGTGACGAAAAATCGAATAGGACATGCTTATATAATTGATGGAGCCAAAGGAACCGGAAAAACAAAGGTAATGCAATTTTTTGTTCAACTCGTTTTATGTGAAAATCCGATAGAAAATGTTCCATGTGAAACATGTCGATCATGTAAAAGACTAAAATCGTATAATCATTTAAATTTTATGCATATAGAACCTGATGGCCAATTTATTAAAAGAGGTCAGATTGATGAGTTAATACATGAGATGAGTAAGACAGCAATTGAAACCGGACGTAAAATATATGTCATTCACCAAGCAGATCAATTAAATTCAAGTGCAGCAAATACTTTGTTAAAATTTTTAGAGGAGCCACAAAGTGAGATTACGGCAATTCTTCTAACAGATAAAGTCCATGCACTTATTCCAACAATTCGGTCTAGATGCCAACAAATCAGCTTAGCTTCCATACCGCAATCTATCTTAAAACAGAAGCTAGTAGAGGAAGGTATTACAGATTCGATGGCTTCTACAGTTTGCAGAATGACTAACTTAGTAGATGAAGCTGTAGAATTAGCAAAAGACGAGCAGTTTGGACTTGCTAGGAAATCAGTGTTAAAATTGGTTGAAGCAAGTGGTAAAAGTGTTCAAGATGCACTAATGTGTATTCAAGAGGATTTTGGTCCACTTCTTAAAGAAAAAGAGCAAGCAGAACAAGCATTAGATTTACTACTGTTCGCCTATCGTGATATAGTAGCAATAAAAGCAAGTCCCATCGCAGAATGCACTTATCCGGACATGAGCCATTATTGGAAGCAAGTTGCACTACATTCAACATATGAGCAACTCTCCCAACAATTAGAAACAATCTTGCATGCAAAACAAAATTTGCATAAAAATATGAACCGGACATTGATGATGGAGCAATTAATGCTAAACTTGCAGGAGGGAAATACTTTTGTATAA
- a CDS encoding YaaR family protein, with protein sequence MKINQDLRVGMDKIRKDTTLNNTQSAKFGQMVVKHDQRMQTETMTKLLGDISTAGDRLARSRNLRDMAKFKMLIRKFLHEAVDFGMGLKQSHTWNRFGEGRKLKIVETIDEKLVELAEEILNQEKSSIDLLDKIGEIKGLLINLYT encoded by the coding sequence TTGAAAATTAATCAAGACTTACGAGTAGGAATGGATAAAATCCGAAAAGACACTACTCTAAACAATACACAGTCTGCAAAATTTGGACAAATGGTAGTAAAGCATGATCAAAGAATGCAGACCGAGACAATGACTAAGTTATTAGGGGACATTTCAACAGCGGGCGATCGTCTTGCACGTTCAAGAAATTTACGTGACATGGCAAAATTTAAAATGCTAATACGAAAATTTTTACATGAAGCCGTGGATTTTGGTATGGGATTAAAACAATCGCATACTTGGAATCGTTTTGGTGAAGGTAGAAAACTGAAAATTGTTGAGACAATTGACGAAAAATTAGTAGAGTTAGCAGAAGAGATTCTTAACCAAGAGAAAAGCTCCATTGATTTATTAGACAAAATTGGAGAGATAAAGGGTCTACTTATTAATCTATACACGTAG
- a CDS encoding cyclic-di-AMP receptor, protein MKLIVAVVQDQDSNRLSNALTKAKFRATKLASTGGFLRSGNTTFLIGTEDSLVSSALELIRDNCRAREQMVAPVSPMGGNADSYIPYPVEVEVGGATVFVLPIEQFHHF, encoded by the coding sequence ATGAAATTGATAGTAGCGGTTGTGCAGGATCAGGATAGTAACCGATTGTCTAATGCTTTAACAAAAGCGAAGTTTAGAGCAACAAAACTTGCGAGTACGGGTGGGTTTCTACGATCTGGAAATACTACATTTTTAATCGGTACCGAGGACTCGTTAGTATCTTCAGCATTAGAGTTAATAAGAGATAATTGTAGAGCACGTGAACAAATGGTTGCACCTGTATCTCCAATGGGAGGAAATGCAGATTCGTATATTCCATATCCCGTAGAAGTGGAAGTTGGAGGAGCTACGGTATTTGTTCTACCGATTGAACAATTCCATCATTTTTGA
- the tmk gene encoding dTMP kinase — MKKKGYFISSEGPEGAGKTTIMNLLGNKLIEEGYDVVMTREPGGIMISEKIRNIILDNKHTMMDSRTEALLYAAARRQHLIEKVQPALEEGKIVICDRFIDSSLAYQGYARGIGVEEILAINKFAIGSTMPDKTILFDIEPSVGLARINAHDDREKNRLDVESLAFHEKVREGYLSLVDQYPERIQLVDASRSLEEVLNDVYKVIKKGIRSY, encoded by the coding sequence GTGAAGAAAAAAGGGTATTTTATTTCTAGTGAAGGTCCTGAAGGTGCTGGGAAAACCACCATCATGAATTTACTAGGCAATAAATTAATAGAAGAAGGCTACGATGTTGTTATGACTAGAGAGCCTGGTGGGATAATGATTTCTGAAAAAATTAGAAACATAATTTTAGATAATAAGCATACAATGATGGATAGCCGTACAGAAGCTTTATTATATGCTGCAGCTAGAAGACAGCATTTAATAGAAAAAGTACAACCTGCCCTAGAGGAAGGAAAAATCGTTATATGTGATCGCTTTATTGATAGTTCGCTTGCATATCAAGGTTATGCGAGAGGGATTGGTGTTGAAGAAATACTAGCGATTAATAAGTTTGCAATTGGTTCAACAATGCCAGATAAAACAATTCTTTTTGATATTGAGCCTAGTGTTGGACTAGCAAGGATCAATGCGCATGATGACCGAGAAAAAAACCGTTTAGATGTAGAAAGTTTAGCTTTTCATGAAAAGGTAAGAGAGGGATATCTATCACTAGTAGATCAATACCCAGAACGGATTCAACTAGTGGATGCGTCACGGTCTTTAGAAGAAGTATTAAATGATGTGTATAAAGTTATAAAAAAGGGAATTAGAAGTTATTAG
- a CDS encoding aminotransferase class I/II-fold pyridoxal phosphate-dependent enzyme — protein sequence MQEKRPLVEAMEKFHKQKNVSFHVPGHKNGLLSNLPGALKESMQYDFTELTGLDDYHHPEGAIKEAENLLALAYGTQNSFFLVNGTTVGNLAMIYAICQFGEQIIVQRNAHKSIFHAIELVGAEPIFVTPEWDEKTNTASYVSMEVIHKALEAYPFAKAVVLTYPNYYGVASSEIESIIKLCHASNIPVLVDEAHGAHFHVNRGFPKSALECGADVVVQSAHKTLPAFTMGSFLHVNSTFIDAKKINNYLRMLQSSSPSYLLLASLDDARSYVERYNEIDFKQFMYKRKLFIEALEAITQLEIVQVDDPLKLLIRVDKYSGFQLQKVLEQQNIYVELADSYQVLMILPLLKVEHEYPFAEIRRRIKHAVDELRKEVPNSPTITQFEKQKSISTLHMNIGLLNEKQGEWIPYVRATGRISKASIIPYPPGIPIMVPGEKITITMLTDLEEWMNKGALFQGQHRLDEKLIYVVEE from the coding sequence ATGCAAGAGAAACGTCCATTAGTTGAAGCAATGGAAAAATTTCATAAACAAAAAAATGTATCCTTTCATGTTCCTGGACATAAAAACGGATTACTATCTAACTTGCCCGGAGCACTGAAAGAGAGTATGCAGTATGACTTTACAGAGCTTACTGGGTTAGATGATTACCATCATCCTGAAGGAGCAATAAAAGAGGCTGAGAATCTTTTAGCTTTGGCATATGGAACTCAGAATAGCTTTTTCTTAGTAAATGGGACAACTGTAGGAAATCTTGCGATGATTTATGCTATTTGTCAGTTCGGCGAGCAAATTATTGTTCAAAGAAATGCACATAAATCAATTTTCCATGCAATTGAATTAGTAGGGGCAGAACCTATATTTGTTACTCCTGAATGGGATGAAAAAACCAATACGGCATCCTATGTTTCTATGGAAGTTATACATAAAGCACTGGAGGCATATCCTTTTGCTAAAGCTGTTGTACTTACATATCCCAATTACTATGGCGTTGCTTCTTCTGAAATAGAAAGCATTATTAAGCTATGTCATGCAAGTAATATTCCAGTACTTGTGGATGAAGCTCATGGCGCTCATTTTCATGTAAATAGAGGATTTCCGAAATCTGCACTAGAATGTGGAGCTGACGTAGTCGTTCAATCCGCACACAAAACATTACCTGCGTTCACAATGGGTTCCTTTTTACATGTTAATTCTACCTTCATTGATGCAAAAAAAATAAATAATTATTTGAGGATGCTACAATCAAGCAGTCCATCCTATCTTTTGTTGGCTTCTCTAGATGATGCTAGGAGTTATGTAGAAAGATACAATGAGATAGATTTTAAACAGTTTATGTATAAAAGAAAATTATTTATAGAGGCTTTAGAAGCAATCACCCAATTAGAAATAGTACAAGTAGACGACCCGCTAAAGTTATTAATTAGAGTAGATAAGTATTCAGGTTTTCAATTACAGAAAGTATTGGAGCAGCAGAATATTTATGTTGAGTTAGCGGATAGCTATCAAGTATTAATGATATTACCACTTCTAAAAGTGGAGCATGAATATCCTTTTGCTGAAATTAGAAGAAGAATAAAGCATGCAGTAGATGAATTAAGGAAAGAAGTTCCAAACAGTCCGACTATCACTCAATTTGAAAAGCAAAAATCTATTTCCACATTGCATATGAATATTGGTTTATTAAATGAAAAACAAGGCGAATGGATTCCATATGTACGAGCTACAGGAAGGATATCTAAAGCAAGTATAATTCCTTATCCACCTGGTATTCCAATAATGGTGCCTGGAGAGAAAATAACGATAACAATGTTGACTGATTTAGAGGAATGGATGAATAAAGGTGCGTTATTTCAAGGTCAACATCGTCTAGATGAAAAGTTAATATATGTAGTGGAGGAGTAA
- a CDS encoding pro-sigmaK processing inhibitor BofA family protein produces the protein MKVVIIVCSLVLLLLLMFRKSFSNIMEGLSIFLFRIGFSVLLLFGVHLLLGLIGYSIPVNLFTGAVVAVLGIPGVASVVAISLLI, from the coding sequence ATGAAAGTAGTTATCATTGTATGTTCGCTAGTACTACTATTGTTACTTATGTTCAGAAAGTCTTTTTCAAACATTATGGAAGGATTATCGATCTTTTTATTCCGTATAGGATTCTCCGTTCTATTATTATTTGGAGTGCATTTACTTTTAGGATTAATCGGATATTCAATCCCTGTTAATCTATTCACAGGAGCTGTGGTAGCAGTATTAGGAATACCTGGTGTAGCCTCTGTCGTAGCCATTTCACTATTAATTTAA
- a CDS encoding YaaL family protein — protein sequence MFFQKGKLRKEFDLQFVDLMKQTKEEWQQAQSLEEYLNDYDLDVVAKRKMAESIHFYLYKEAKIRNVILK from the coding sequence ATGTTTTTTCAAAAAGGAAAATTAAGAAAAGAATTTGATCTACAATTTGTGGATCTTATGAAACAAACAAAAGAAGAATGGCAACAAGCACAATCGTTAGAAGAGTACTTGAATGATTATGATTTAGATGTAGTAGCAAAAAGAAAAATGGCGGAAAGTATCCATTTCTACTTATATAAAGAAGCGAAAATTAGAAATGTTATTTTGAAATGA
- the recR gene encoding recombination mediator RecR, translating to MHYPEPISKLIDSFMKLPGIGPKTAARLAFFVLTMKEDTVLDFAKALVDAKRNLSYCSVCGHITDIDPCHICQDKQRDLSMICVVQDTKDVIAMEKMRDYTGLYHVLHGAISPMDGIGPEDINVPSLLKRLQDTQVEELILATNPTIEGEATAMYISRLVKPSGIKTTRIAHGLPVGGDLEYADEVTLSKALEGRREL from the coding sequence ATGCATTATCCTGAACCAATATCAAAACTAATAGATAGTTTTATGAAATTGCCAGGAATCGGGCCGAAAACAGCGGCTCGCCTGGCGTTTTTTGTATTAACAATGAAAGAAGATACCGTTTTAGATTTCGCTAAAGCTTTAGTGGATGCTAAAAGGAATTTAAGCTATTGCTCCGTATGCGGGCATATTACAGATATAGACCCTTGTCATATTTGTCAAGACAAACAACGTGATTTATCTATGATTTGTGTAGTTCAAGATACAAAAGATGTAATAGCAATGGAAAAAATGAGAGATTACACCGGTCTATATCATGTTCTCCATGGAGCAATTTCTCCAATGGATGGGATTGGTCCTGAAGATATCAATGTTCCCTCGCTATTAAAAAGATTACAAGATACACAAGTAGAAGAACTTATATTAGCAACAAACCCTACAATTGAGGGAGAAGCGACAGCAATGTATATTTCCCGACTAGTAAAACCTTCTGGTATTAAGACAACAAGAATTGCACACGGATTACCTGTAGGTGGAGATTTAGAGTATGCGGATGAAGTAACTTTATCCAAAGCATTAGAAGGTCGCCGAGAGTTATAA
- a CDS encoding YbaB/EbfC family nucleoid-associated protein has protein sequence MRGMGNMQGMMKQMQKMQKKMAEAQEELGNQRFEAVAGGGMVKVIVSGHKEVLEVVLDPAVVDPEDVEMLQDLIVIATNEAIKKAEETANSTMGQFTKGLNLPGMF, from the coding sequence ATGCGTGGAATGGGTAATATGCAAGGTATGATGAAGCAAATGCAAAAAATGCAAAAGAAAATGGCAGAGGCACAGGAAGAACTGGGTAACCAACGCTTTGAAGCAGTTGCCGGTGGTGGTATGGTAAAGGTTATTGTTTCTGGACATAAAGAGGTATTAGAAGTAGTACTTGATCCAGCTGTAGTGGATCCAGAAGACGTAGAAATGTTACAAGACTTAATAGTAATCGCAACAAATGAAGCTATTAAAAAAGCAGAAGAAACAGCGAACTCCACGATGGGACAATTCACGAAAGGATTGAACCTCCCTGGTATGTTCTAG